One genomic window of Quadrisphaera setariae includes the following:
- a CDS encoding DNA-3-methyladenine glycosylase family protein — MDRAGGAGAAPAAQRTLVLRQPLDLSATLGPLRRGGGDPAVRRVGVGPWATWWWATRTPAGTALMSLQHLPSGGPHGAVRAAAWGAGADCAVAGVPELLGEDQDGSAFVPRAEHAALVSAWRRHRGVRVPRTRAVFEALAGAAIEQVVTGVEAHRAWRDLLRRFGEVAPGGLHDAGPVGPSAPGGPAEGMRVPPTAREWAAIPSWEWLRAGVEERRRRVVVGASRCAPALERTVLLPPERVEPALRTLPGVGVWTAAEVRHRAHGDPDAFSFADYHVAKNVSYALTGQVLDDAGCAEVIECYRGHRYRVQRLLELDGIARPRRAARMTLPTHVPVATGMRS; from the coding sequence GTGGACCGGGCGGGGGGAGCGGGGGCTGCTCCGGCGGCGCAGCGCACGCTCGTGCTGCGGCAGCCGCTCGACCTGTCCGCCACGCTCGGGCCGCTGCGCCGCGGCGGCGGGGACCCCGCGGTGCGCCGCGTGGGCGTCGGGCCGTGGGCCACGTGGTGGTGGGCCACGCGGACCCCTGCGGGCACTGCGCTGATGAGCCTGCAGCACCTGCCCAGTGGCGGTCCGCACGGAGCGGTGCGGGCCGCGGCGTGGGGCGCGGGCGCCGACTGCGCGGTGGCGGGCGTGCCCGAGCTGCTCGGGGAGGACCAGGACGGCAGCGCGTTCGTCCCCCGCGCCGAGCACGCCGCGCTGGTCTCCGCGTGGCGCCGCCACCGGGGCGTGCGCGTGCCGCGCACCCGCGCCGTCTTCGAGGCGCTGGCCGGCGCCGCCATCGAGCAGGTGGTGACCGGCGTGGAGGCGCACCGCGCGTGGCGCGACCTGCTGCGCCGCTTCGGGGAGGTGGCGCCCGGAGGCCTCCACGACGCCGGGCCGGTCGGGCCGTCGGCGCCCGGAGGCCCCGCCGAGGGCATGCGCGTGCCCCCGACAGCACGGGAGTGGGCCGCGATCCCCAGCTGGGAGTGGCTGCGCGCGGGCGTGGAGGAGCGCCGCCGCCGCGTGGTGGTCGGCGCCTCGCGGTGCGCGCCCGCGCTGGAGCGCACCGTGCTCCTGCCGCCCGAGCGCGTCGAGCCGGCCCTGCGGACGCTGCCGGGGGTGGGCGTGTGGACGGCGGCCGAGGTGCGCCACCGCGCCCACGGAGACCCCGACGCCTTCTCCTTCGCCGACTACCACGTGGCCAAGAACGTCTCCTACGCCCTGACCGGCCAGGTGCTGGACGACGCCGGCTGCGCCGAGGTCATCGAGTGCTACCGCGGGCACCGCTACCGGGTGCAGCGGCTGCTGGAGCTCGACGGCATCGCCAGGCCCCGCCGTGCGGCGCGGATGACGCTGCCCACCCACGTGCCGGTGGCCACCGGCATGAGGTCGTGA
- a CDS encoding signal peptidase I — MTARQRLAAAATALAVVVAAAVVLPVLLGQMKLVVTHGVSMQPLYHQGDLVAVWREDHYRVGDIIAFDHDGTDASKTRVLHRVISAGDGGFVTQGDNNPNPDPGVTHPDRVLGRAVLHLAGAGVWVQRAGSPWGIALLVGVPLLLSLGGGAAASVGRGASRARGARARRAGQPLAPAARSQLRVGAHTNPPGSDRWGSRAGPPTRSSTAVPTPGANPIALGVVLVLGAAGLGLGVSGWTTPPDTTTTQPAADLVRTATFSYAADVRRSPVYDGSVVTSPTPVFRAVATGVHADLVYRGADGEAGSIDLTALLSSPGGWTTTVPVATGLRYSGGSADLQELLDLDAFLARSAAAAAITKLDPQPLAVTLTATITPADADHASDPTAGGPLVATMPLTVSDAQVGLSSADAELVATAKVPQTRTVTSPGAVSVVGMELPVQPVRVAAVVLLVLAALGGLVLALVTALARSRAAHADARSTETERVAACLADLLVPVVEIPGADAAVEVISPEALERLARAHELPVLHRRDHGAAVFAVVVEGTTYTWSEHDGEVVSDEGFLLDHVLHHADGAGPMPWDEPCGASPSSSPFAATTRPDAPEHWSTPDPQAAPAPLSPRRAARAALAAQREPDPDEPTFAELLQPDAFSRLVDPDPFARLGPAARGPARRARSGDGAGQRTGQLGSTRRELPPGPSHARR, encoded by the coding sequence GTGACCGCACGGCAGCGCCTCGCCGCCGCCGCGACCGCCCTCGCGGTGGTCGTGGCGGCGGCGGTCGTGCTGCCCGTGCTCCTGGGGCAGATGAAGCTCGTGGTCACCCACGGCGTCAGCATGCAGCCCCTCTACCACCAGGGAGACCTGGTGGCCGTGTGGCGGGAGGACCACTACCGGGTCGGCGACATCATCGCCTTCGACCACGACGGCACCGACGCCAGCAAGACCCGCGTGCTCCACCGCGTCATCTCCGCCGGCGACGGGGGGTTCGTCACCCAGGGCGACAACAACCCGAACCCGGACCCGGGCGTCACCCATCCCGACCGGGTCCTCGGCCGCGCCGTCCTCCACCTGGCCGGCGCGGGCGTCTGGGTGCAGCGCGCGGGAAGCCCCTGGGGCATCGCCCTCCTCGTCGGGGTGCCCCTCCTGCTGTCCCTCGGCGGCGGGGCTGCTGCCAGCGTCGGTCGTGGCGCCAGCCGAGCCCGCGGCGCCAGGGCGCGGCGCGCCGGGCAGCCCCTGGCGCCCGCGGCCCGTTCCCAGCTCCGCGTCGGCGCGCACACCAACCCTCCCGGCTCCGACCGCTGGGGCTCCCGGGCGGGACCCCCGACCCGGTCGAGCACCGCCGTCCCCACCCCGGGCGCGAACCCCATCGCCCTCGGGGTCGTCCTGGTGCTCGGGGCCGCCGGTCTCGGGCTCGGGGTCAGCGGCTGGACGACGCCGCCCGACACCACCACCACCCAGCCCGCAGCGGACCTCGTGCGCACGGCGACGTTCTCCTACGCCGCGGACGTGCGCCGCTCACCCGTCTACGACGGCTCCGTCGTCACCTCCCCCACCCCGGTCTTCCGCGCGGTGGCCACCGGCGTCCACGCCGACCTCGTCTACCGCGGCGCCGACGGCGAAGCGGGCAGCATCGACCTCACCGCCCTCCTGTCCAGCCCGGGAGGGTGGACGACGACGGTGCCCGTCGCCACCGGTCTCCGCTACAGCGGCGGGTCGGCGGACCTGCAGGAGCTGCTCGACCTCGACGCGTTCCTCGCGCGCTCCGCGGCCGCCGCCGCCATCACCAAGCTCGACCCCCAGCCGCTGGCGGTGACGCTGACGGCCACGATCACCCCAGCCGACGCTGACCACGCCTCAGACCCGACGGCCGGTGGCCCGCTCGTCGCCACCATGCCGCTGACCGTGAGCGACGCCCAGGTCGGCCTCTCCAGCGCGGACGCCGAGCTTGTGGCCACCGCCAAGGTGCCGCAGACGCGGACCGTCACCTCACCCGGTGCCGTCTCCGTGGTGGGGATGGAGCTGCCCGTGCAGCCGGTGCGCGTCGCCGCCGTCGTCCTGCTCGTCCTCGCGGCTCTCGGTGGCCTCGTGCTGGCGCTCGTCACTGCGCTCGCCCGTTCCCGCGCCGCACACGCCGACGCGCGCAGCACCGAGACCGAGCGCGTGGCCGCGTGCCTCGCCGACCTGCTCGTGCCCGTCGTCGAGATCCCCGGCGCGGACGCCGCCGTCGAGGTCATCTCGCCCGAGGCGCTGGAGCGCCTCGCCCGCGCCCACGAGCTCCCGGTGCTGCACCGCCGCGACCACGGGGCGGCGGTCTTCGCCGTCGTCGTGGAGGGCACCACCTACACCTGGTCGGAGCACGACGGCGAGGTCGTCTCGGACGAGGGGTTCCTCCTCGACCACGTGCTCCACCACGCGGACGGGGCGGGACCGATGCCCTGGGACGAGCCGTGCGGAGCGTCGCCGTCGTCGTCGCCCTTCGCGGCGACGACCCGGCCGGACGCTCCCGAGCACTGGAGCACTCCCGACCCCCAGGCCGCTCCGGCCCCCCTGTCACCGCGCCGCGCGGCGCGCGCGGCGCTGGCGGCCCAGCGCGAACCCGACCCCGACGAGCCGACCTTCGCGGAGCTCCTCCAGCCCGACGCCTTCAGCCGCCTCGTGGACCCCGATCCGTTCGCCCGCCTCGGGCCAGCGGCGCGAGGACCGGCGCGGCGCGCGCGCTCCGGTGACGGAGCTGGTCAGAGGACAGGTCAGCTCGGCTCGACCCGGCGGGAGCTCCCGCCGGGTCCTTCGCACGCCCGGCGCTGA